In the genome of Actinomycetota bacterium, one region contains:
- a CDS encoding lysophospholipid acyltransferase family protein has product MLKLRGSELREPVEGLFPAYSRAAYRVLKAVLGTAMRTAYEVRITGVENLPASGPAILAANHISFLDSFFIPLSVPRRVTYLAKAEYWDSWRTRWFFETVGQIPVRRQDAEKAQAALEAGIRVLGAGGLLGIYPEGTRSPDGRLYRGKTGVARMALRAGCPIIPVGLVGTGDVMPKDSKMPRMSGRVGVSFGRPMTVPSSGEHEPMALRNFVDALMYEIREMSGQEYVDRYADRKPKPAAELRQLAGVSVSA; this is encoded by the coding sequence GTGCTCAAACTGAGGGGGTCGGAATTGCGGGAGCCGGTGGAGGGACTCTTCCCGGCGTACAGCCGCGCCGCCTACCGCGTCCTCAAAGCGGTCCTCGGAACCGCCATGCGCACGGCCTACGAAGTGCGCATCACGGGTGTGGAAAACCTCCCTGCGTCCGGTCCGGCGATCCTGGCCGCAAACCACATCTCGTTTTTGGACTCGTTTTTCATCCCCCTGTCGGTCCCGCGCAGGGTCACGTACCTCGCGAAGGCCGAGTACTGGGACTCCTGGCGCACCCGTTGGTTTTTCGAGACCGTGGGCCAGATACCGGTCCGCCGTCAGGACGCGGAGAAGGCCCAGGCGGCTCTGGAGGCCGGGATCCGTGTGCTGGGAGCGGGCGGACTGCTCGGCATCTACCCGGAGGGGACGAGGTCCCCGGACGGCCGCCTTTACCGCGGCAAGACGGGCGTGGCGCGCATGGCTCTGCGGGCCGGCTGCCCCATCATCCCGGTGGGACTGGTCGGGACGGGCGATGTCATGCCGAAGGACTCGAAGATGCCGAGGATGTCCGGTCGAGTGGGCGTGTCGTTCGGGCGTCCGATGACGGTCCCGTCCTCCGGCGAGCACGAGCCGATGGCCCTGCGAAACTTCGTGGACGCGCTGATGTACGAGATCCGCGAGATGTCGGGCCAGGAGTATGTCGACCGCTACGCCGACCGCAAGCCGAAGCCCGCTGCGGAGCTGCGGCAGCTGGCGGGAGTGTCCGTCTCAGCCTGA
- a CDS encoding CsbD family protein, translated as MGDNDLSNKAEELKGRAKQAAGDLTDNRDLKREGKIEEGTAEVKQKADDLGDKAGDLAGRAGDAIKNATTKDK; from the coding sequence ATGGGCGACAACGACCTGAGCAACAAGGCCGAAGAGCTAAAGGGCCGGGCCAAGCAGGCGGCCGGGGACCTCACCGACAATCGCGACCTCAAGCGCGAGGGCAAGATCGAGGAAGGCACGGCGGAGGTCAAGCAGAAAGCCGACGACCTCGGCGACAAGGCCGGTGACCTGGCCGGACGAGCCGGAGACGCCATCAAGAACGCGACCACCAAGGACAAGTAG
- a CDS encoding enoyl-CoA hydratase/isomerase family protein, with translation MSDSILLERKGRVAVLTLNVPDKRNAMSAEMTGRFPEALREVAAMDGVRALVVTGAGSAFCAGGDLGFLHSGPRDVPTIRDKMTSFYPRFSALLDLDIPTIAAINGPAIGAGLCLALMCDLRVAADDAPMSMPFVRIGIHPGMLATALLSRAVSHTWAAEMLYTGRNVTGAEAAGIGLVNRTVARDRVLDEALALAGEVAANAPLALRYVKQGLRHAFRRTMDEAAAWEGFAQPVTMATDDVIEGLKAVRERRSPEFEGR, from the coding sequence ATGAGCGACTCGATCCTGCTGGAGCGCAAGGGGCGCGTGGCCGTACTGACGCTCAACGTCCCGGACAAGCGCAACGCGATGTCCGCCGAGATGACCGGCCGGTTCCCGGAGGCACTTCGGGAGGTGGCCGCGATGGACGGCGTCCGGGCCCTCGTGGTCACCGGGGCCGGCAGCGCCTTCTGCGCGGGCGGGGATCTGGGGTTCCTGCACTCCGGCCCCCGGGACGTCCCCACGATCCGGGACAAGATGACGTCGTTCTACCCGAGGTTCTCGGCGCTGCTGGATCTGGACATCCCCACGATCGCCGCGATCAACGGTCCGGCCATCGGGGCGGGCCTGTGCCTGGCCCTCATGTGCGACCTGCGCGTGGCCGCCGACGACGCGCCCATGAGCATGCCGTTCGTCCGGATCGGGATCCACCCGGGAATGCTGGCCACCGCGCTTCTGTCGCGGGCCGTGTCACACACCTGGGCGGCGGAGATGCTGTACACCGGCCGCAACGTCACGGGGGCCGAGGCCGCCGGCATCGGACTCGTCAATCGCACCGTGGCGCGCGACCGGGTGCTGGACGAAGCCCTGGCGCTGGCCGGGGAGGTGGCGGCGAACGCGCCACTGGCCCTGCGCTACGTCAAGCAGGGACTTCGCCACGCCTTCCGTCGGACGATGGACGAAGCGGCGGCCTGGGAGGGGTTCGCGCAGCCGGTGACCATGGCCACCGACGACGTCATCGAGGGACTGAAGGCGGTCCGGGAGCGGCGCTCACCCGAGTTCGAGGGCCGCTGA
- a CDS encoding DUF3096 domain-containing protein, whose translation MSLNFDIPAVLALVAGILILIRPRLLAYIVAIYLIIIGILGLLGQ comes from the coding sequence GTGAGTCTCAACTTCGACATCCCGGCGGTCCTGGCACTCGTGGCCGGGATTCTGATCTTGATCCGCCCACGGCTTCTCGCCTACATCGTGGCGATCTACCTGATCATCATCGGGATCCTGGGGCTGCTCGGGCAGTAG
- the nth gene encoding endonuclease III, whose product MARFLPPTGYDPDDARRRVRAIVRALEKAHPDPRPALIYSDPFQLLISVILSAQTTDISVNAVTPELFRRYPTPHDLAAADPSEVEVIVRSTGFFRQKTKSIIGTSRVLVDRFGGEVPRTMDELLTVPGAARKSANVVLAHLWPRPESDHGIFVDTHVRRTSLRLALTDSEDPVKIERHLMDLLPQNRWARTPHQLIMLGRGPCNAKAPRHEECPLLKWCPTGLLATGAGPAGTGGAGAVRAKGKGSAAESRPRRRRPLP is encoded by the coding sequence ATGGCGAGGTTCCTGCCCCCCACCGGCTACGACCCCGACGACGCGAGGCGCCGGGTACGGGCAATCGTCCGGGCGCTGGAGAAGGCACATCCGGACCCGCGGCCGGCTCTGATCTACTCAGACCCGTTCCAACTGCTGATCTCGGTCATCCTTTCGGCGCAGACCACCGACATCTCCGTCAACGCCGTCACCCCGGAGCTGTTCCGGCGCTACCCCACTCCGCACGACCTGGCGGCCGCTGACCCTTCCGAGGTCGAGGTGATAGTCCGGTCAACCGGCTTCTTCCGCCAGAAGACGAAGTCGATCATCGGTACGTCCCGGGTGCTGGTGGACAGGTTCGGCGGCGAGGTGCCGCGGACGATGGACGAACTCCTGACGGTCCCGGGGGCGGCACGAAAGTCCGCCAACGTCGTCCTGGCGCACCTGTGGCCGCGTCCGGAGTCCGACCACGGGATCTTCGTGGACACCCACGTCCGCCGCACGAGCCTGCGTCTGGCGCTGACCGACTCCGAGGACCCGGTGAAGATCGAGCGGCACCTGATGGACCTGCTTCCGCAGAACCGCTGGGCCCGCACGCCCCACCAGTTGATCATGCTCGGCCGCGGCCCCTGCAACGCCAAGGCTCCGCGGCACGAGGAGTGCCCGCTGCTGAAGTGGTGCCCGACGGGGTTGCTGGCAACGGGGGCCGGGCCAGCGGGGACGGGCGGAGCCGGGGCCGTCAGGGCGAAGGGGAAAGGATCGGCCGCAGAATCTCGGCCACGGAGGCGCCGGCCACTTCCATGA
- a CDS encoding TIGR03557 family F420-dependent LLM class oxidoreductase yields MAEFGYAISSEEHAPRDLVRNAKMAEDAGFSFALISDHYHPWVDRQGHSPFVWNIIGGISQATERLRLGTGVTCPTIRIHPAILAQAAATSAAMMPGRFFFGVGSGENLNEHILADRWPPIDVRLEMLEEAIEVIRLLWRGGSQSHRGRHYTVENARIYTLPEQLPPIMVAASGPKSAELAGRVGEGLITTAPDEKTVQAYRKAGGSGEIYGQVTVCWAPEEAQARKTAHEWWPNAALTGQLSQELALPAHFEQASQKVTQDDVAESVPCGPDPDRHVDRISKFLEAGIDRVYIHQVGPDQEGLFRFWESELRPRLQKLG; encoded by the coding sequence GTGGCGGAGTTCGGCTACGCCATTTCAAGCGAAGAGCACGCCCCGCGGGACCTCGTCCGCAACGCGAAGATGGCCGAGGACGCGGGGTTCAGCTTCGCCCTGATCTCGGATCACTACCACCCGTGGGTGGACCGCCAGGGCCACAGCCCGTTTGTCTGGAACATCATCGGGGGGATCTCCCAGGCCACGGAGCGCCTGCGGCTGGGAACCGGGGTCACCTGCCCGACCATCCGGATCCACCCGGCGATCCTCGCGCAGGCCGCCGCCACCAGTGCGGCCATGATGCCGGGGCGGTTCTTCTTCGGAGTCGGCAGCGGCGAGAACCTCAACGAGCACATCCTGGCCGACAGGTGGCCTCCGATCGACGTTCGCCTCGAGATGCTCGAGGAGGCCATAGAGGTCATCCGGCTGCTGTGGCGAGGGGGATCGCAGAGCCACCGCGGTCGCCACTACACAGTGGAGAACGCCCGGATCTACACGCTGCCCGAACAGCTCCCGCCGATCATGGTCGCCGCCTCGGGCCCCAAGTCCGCCGAGCTCGCAGGCCGCGTGGGGGAGGGCCTGATCACGACGGCGCCCGACGAAAAGACGGTCCAGGCGTACCGCAAGGCCGGCGGAAGCGGTGAGATCTACGGCCAGGTCACGGTCTGCTGGGCCCCCGAGGAGGCCCAGGCCCGCAAGACGGCACACGAGTGGTGGCCGAACGCGGCGTTGACCGGCCAGCTGTCGCAGGAACTGGCCCTGCCGGCCCACTTCGAGCAGGCGTCGCAGAAGGTGACCCAGGACGATGTCGCGGAGTCGGTCCCATGCGGTCCGGACCCCGACCGCCACGTCGACAGAATCTCGAAGTTCCTGGAAGCGGGAATCGACCGCGTCTACATTCACCAGGTGGGGCCGGACCAGGAGGGCCTGTTCCGGTTCTGGGAAAGTGAGCTCAGGCCCCGGCTGCAGAAGCTGGGTTGA
- a CDS encoding GAF domain-containing protein, which translates to MTEGLVSRGQPARLDARALHQEAVAKLGLRALEVSDLGTLTAEAVRVVAETLGTDSAGILEALPDGATMKFLASWGWEDPPAEVAVAPGSQLEFTLRAAGPVVVVDLPTETRFDPAPELLRRGFVSALSVAIHHREGRFGLLGTHHRSARTFSTDDETFLQSAANVLGAAAARIQAEQRERQARAEAEVAQQRLALVAEVSTAAASSLDYRETLKAISRAGVALSDWCLVHLAGDDGEIWQVAVSHPDPEKERLALQIAEYYPLDPAATRGVPNVIRTGQAEVVQDVEASLPGAQGVEADHLRFLWSLQIRSSICVPLSARNTTVGAITFASTKPGRRYGPDDVALAQELARRAALAVDNDRLFRELQEAEGRVRALLQTLDAVVWEADPDTFSFCFVSQGAEDILGYPPEHWVADADFWKSLIHAEDLEEVRNWLADLRAQPGNGSDREIEYRAKSAQGQTVWLRNVAHLVAGGHGSGLLRGFMVNITKTKQGEARQSAEGAAARALAEASTLAEAAPGILEGICRSIGWAAGALWMTGEDGVLRCLETWNAPTLDLAGFWTQSRELELRAGEGLPGRVLDAGTSWLEDVTQDPGFARAAAASTSGLRSAVAFPVETGGQTVGVMEFFTESVREPDEDLLRMMSSIGGQIGQFHERAEAEKRAERALREDEERFAFLAGASTLLAGSLDVQATLDNVTRLAVPYLADWCVVDLLDRSGLRRMSLHHSRPGADALLEELDRLYPRQADAPFGAPNVVRTGVSELLEEIPKEMLTGIAKDARHLEILLSLGITSAMIVPLIARGRTLGAVTFASSTTGRRYGRSDLRLAEDLASRAALAVDNARLYDDKAQVARTLQQSLLPPETPRIPHLDVAARYHPAGEGLEVGGDFYDIFPVGRKTWALTIGDVCGKGAEAAALTALARYTVRTAAMFPREPHQILSLLNEAVRRQRTDDRYCTCVFAKIDPSPRGAKVTLSCGGHPPPYLVQRFGKVDKIRCQGTLLGLFPDVSLNDAHVELTPGDALVFYTDGVTEGRGKTVPFGEGMLKTVLTRTIGKDADATARELEKTVLDYQNGNASDDMAIVVIKAPLRS; encoded by the coding sequence GTGACGGAGGGTCTCGTGTCGCGCGGACAACCGGCCCGCCTGGACGCCCGCGCCCTTCACCAGGAGGCCGTGGCGAAGCTGGGTCTGCGCGCCCTGGAGGTCTCGGATCTCGGCACGCTGACGGCGGAGGCGGTGCGGGTCGTGGCGGAGACCCTGGGCACGGACTCGGCGGGCATCCTGGAGGCGCTGCCGGACGGCGCGACCATGAAATTTCTCGCGAGCTGGGGGTGGGAGGACCCACCCGCCGAGGTAGCCGTCGCGCCGGGGTCACAACTCGAATTCACGCTGCGGGCCGCCGGTCCGGTGGTCGTCGTGGACCTTCCAACCGAGACCAGGTTCGACCCGGCCCCCGAGCTGCTGCGGCGTGGGTTCGTCAGCGCCCTGAGCGTCGCGATCCATCACCGTGAGGGAAGGTTCGGCCTGCTGGGGACGCATCACCGGTCCGCCCGGACATTCAGCACCGACGACGAGACGTTTCTGCAGTCGGCGGCAAACGTCCTCGGAGCGGCCGCCGCCCGTATCCAGGCGGAGCAGCGCGAGCGGCAGGCCCGCGCGGAGGCGGAGGTGGCCCAGCAGCGTCTCGCACTGGTCGCAGAGGTCAGCACGGCCGCGGCCAGCTCGCTCGACTACCGCGAGACGCTCAAGGCCATAAGCAGGGCGGGGGTCGCGCTTTCGGACTGGTGTCTCGTGCACCTGGCCGGCGACGACGGTGAGATCTGGCAGGTCGCCGTTTCCCACCCCGACCCGGAAAAGGAGCGGCTCGCGCTTCAGATCGCGGAGTACTACCCGCTGGACCCCGCCGCCACCCGGGGCGTCCCGAACGTCATCCGCACTGGGCAGGCGGAGGTCGTCCAGGACGTCGAGGCGTCCCTCCCAGGGGCGCAGGGCGTGGAGGCCGACCACCTCCGGTTTTTGTGGTCGCTTCAAATCCGCTCTTCGATCTGCGTCCCCTTGAGCGCGCGAAACACGACGGTCGGCGCCATCACGTTCGCTTCCACCAAGCCGGGACGGCGCTACGGCCCCGACGACGTGGCGCTGGCCCAGGAGCTGGCCCGCCGGGCGGCGCTGGCGGTGGACAACGACAGATTGTTCCGGGAGTTACAGGAGGCAGAGGGCCGGGTCCGGGCGCTGCTGCAGACGCTGGACGCCGTCGTGTGGGAGGCCGACCCCGACACGTTCTCCTTTTGCTTCGTCAGCCAGGGGGCCGAGGACATCCTCGGCTACCCGCCGGAGCACTGGGTGGCAGACGCTGACTTCTGGAAGTCCCTGATACACGCGGAGGACCTGGAAGAGGTCCGGAACTGGCTGGCCGACCTGCGCGCACAGCCCGGCAACGGCTCCGACCGCGAGATCGAGTACCGGGCGAAGTCCGCCCAGGGGCAAACCGTGTGGCTGCGCAACGTCGCCCACCTGGTCGCCGGAGGCCACGGGTCCGGACTGCTGCGCGGGTTCATGGTCAACATCACCAAGACCAAGCAGGGAGAGGCGAGGCAGTCGGCCGAGGGCGCAGCCGCGCGGGCGCTGGCCGAGGCGTCCACGCTCGCCGAGGCCGCGCCGGGGATTCTGGAAGGCATCTGCCGCTCGATCGGATGGGCCGCCGGCGCCCTGTGGATGACCGGCGAGGACGGCGTGCTCCGGTGCCTTGAGACCTGGAACGCACCAACCCTGGATCTCGCCGGGTTCTGGACCCAGAGCAGAGAACTCGAGCTCAGGGCCGGGGAGGGCCTGCCCGGCCGCGTGCTCGACGCAGGGACGTCATGGCTCGAGGACGTGACCCAGGACCCGGGCTTTGCCAGGGCTGCGGCCGCCTCCACCTCCGGCCTCCGGTCGGCCGTGGCCTTCCCCGTGGAGACGGGCGGCCAGACGGTGGGTGTCATGGAGTTTTTCACGGAGTCGGTACGTGAGCCGGACGAGGACCTGCTGCGGATGATGTCGTCGATCGGGGGCCAGATCGGTCAGTTCCACGAACGGGCCGAAGCGGAAAAGCGTGCGGAGCGGGCACTGCGCGAAGACGAGGAGCGATTCGCGTTCCTCGCGGGCGCCAGCACGCTTCTCGCAGGTTCGCTGGACGTGCAGGCGACGCTGGACAACGTCACCAGGCTGGCGGTCCCCTACCTGGCGGACTGGTGTGTCGTGGACCTGCTGGACAGGTCCGGACTTCGCCGGATGTCGCTGCACCACTCCCGTCCCGGCGCCGATGCGCTGCTCGAGGAGCTGGACCGCCTGTACCCGCGACAAGCCGACGCCCCCTTCGGCGCGCCGAATGTCGTGCGCACCGGCGTCTCCGAGCTGCTCGAGGAGATACCCAAGGAGATGCTGACCGGGATCGCCAAGGACGCAAGGCATCTGGAGATACTCCTCAGCCTCGGGATCACCTCCGCGATGATCGTCCCGTTGATCGCCCGCGGGCGGACGCTCGGAGCGGTCACGTTCGCCTCGTCGACGACGGGAAGGCGTTACGGCAGATCCGACCTTCGTCTGGCCGAGGACCTCGCCTCGCGGGCCGCCCTCGCCGTGGACAACGCCCGCCTTTACGACGACAAGGCGCAGGTCGCACGGACCCTCCAGCAGAGCCTGCTGCCTCCCGAGACTCCGCGCATCCCGCATCTGGACGTGGCGGCCCGCTACCACCCCGCAGGCGAGGGGCTGGAGGTCGGGGGCGACTTCTACGACATCTTCCCGGTGGGCCGTAAGACCTGGGCCCTGACGATCGGCGACGTGTGCGGCAAGGGGGCCGAGGCGGCCGCGCTGACCGCTCTGGCCCGGTACACGGTCAGGACGGCGGCGATGTTCCCCCGTGAGCCCCACCAGATCCTGTCACTGCTCAACGAGGCCGTCCGCCGGCAGCGGACCGACGACAGGTACTGCACCTGTGTATTCGCCAAGATCGACCCGTCCCCGAGGGGGGCCAAAGTGACTCTGTCGTGCGGGGGGCATCCGCCGCCCTACCTGGTTCAGCGGTTCGGCAAGGTGGACAAGATCCGGTGCCAGGGCACGCTGCTTGGTCTTTTCCCGGACGTGTCGCTCAACGACGCCCATGTCGAGCTGACACCCGGGGACGCGCTGGTTTTCTACACCGACGGAGTCACGGAGGGCCGGGGGAAAACGGTCCCGTTCGGCGAGGGGATGCTGAAGACGGTCCTGACGCGGACCATCGGAAAGGATGCCGACGCCACGGCGAGAGAGCTGGAGAAGACGGTTCTGGACTATCAGAACGGAAACGCCTCCGACGATATGGCGATCGTCGTCATCAAGGCGCCGCTGAGAAGCTAA
- the ligD gene encoding non-homologous end-joining DNA ligase, with the protein MARKSRGSPYTVQHPVELPAVRDGQHWRLEAGDRSLRLSNLDKVYWPRDGYTKGDLLSYYYGIADFILPYLAQRPLTRKRMPEGAEGPFFYEKNAPVHTPDWMPRCKVASDEGGGVNDFLMAQDVASLLYVVNLGSIEFHPLHSRCATIELPDYLFFDLDPMGDATFSDVRAVAHHVRAALDALGLVCYPKTSGATGMQIYVPLIHGPSYDQTRDFVGAVGRAILRADRSRVTMEWDISKRGDKIFIDHNMNRRGQNIASVYSARPERGATVSMPLTWEQVEAGASPADFTILNGRERAAQVDHLFRPVLEAPVDLRPAMERLGMAADFELTGRPPQAEAGERSLDEYARKRNFAATPEPAGSSEPPDGNRFVIQKHDATRLHYDLRLERSGVYVSWAVPKGLPTVPGQRHLAVQTEDHPLDYGGFEGWIPEGNYGAGEVRIFDRGTYDTLEWEPGKIMIRLHGTRHRGEYHMVRTAQGWLVMLSKRSAQLQPDPPPEFSPMLAEAGHKPFDDDEWRFEPKLDGIRTLAYVTPEGTRLVSRTGRDQTHIYPELASLAQFVNALSAVVDGEIVASDDSGRPSFERLQQRMNLTGSADIQRMRKTVPVTLFAFDLLWLDGRSLLAEPVEERRRLLEGVATETGRLRLTLHRDGQGKSMFAAVKAMGLEGMIAKRLGSPYLPGQRSRDWRKVKALKRTSCVVLGWTCGSGSRSTTFGSLLVGAHEDGRLVWLGQVGTGFTEPVLKDLLAKLVQLETGEPAAGDPALAALKGGRWVRPELVCDVEYLQLTAGRKLRAPSFKGLRPDKSPADCTVEEAAG; encoded by the coding sequence GTGGCACGGAAGTCCCGGGGGTCGCCCTACACGGTGCAGCACCCGGTGGAGCTTCCCGCGGTACGGGACGGCCAGCACTGGCGGCTGGAAGCCGGGGACCGCAGCCTTCGGCTGTCCAACCTTGACAAGGTCTACTGGCCCCGGGACGGCTACACCAAGGGCGACCTGCTCTCCTACTACTACGGCATCGCCGATTTCATCCTGCCCTACCTCGCCCAACGGCCACTGACCAGAAAGCGGATGCCGGAGGGGGCGGAGGGACCCTTTTTCTACGAAAAGAACGCACCCGTCCATACCCCGGACTGGATGCCCAGGTGCAAAGTGGCCTCGGACGAGGGCGGGGGCGTCAACGACTTCCTCATGGCCCAGGACGTGGCCTCCCTGCTCTACGTGGTCAACCTGGGCTCGATCGAGTTCCATCCGCTGCACTCCCGGTGCGCAACCATCGAGCTGCCCGACTACCTGTTCTTCGACCTGGACCCCATGGGCGACGCCACGTTCTCCGACGTCCGGGCGGTCGCGCACCACGTCCGGGCCGCCCTGGACGCCCTGGGGCTTGTCTGCTACCCGAAGACTTCCGGGGCCACGGGGATGCAGATCTACGTCCCGCTGATCCACGGCCCTTCATACGACCAGACCAGGGACTTCGTCGGCGCCGTGGGCCGGGCGATCCTGCGGGCGGACAGGAGCCGGGTGACGATGGAGTGGGACATCTCCAAGCGCGGCGACAAGATCTTCATCGACCACAACATGAACCGCCGCGGCCAGAACATCGCCTCGGTCTACTCGGCCCGCCCGGAGCGCGGCGCGACGGTGTCGATGCCCCTGACCTGGGAGCAGGTCGAGGCCGGGGCGTCTCCCGCCGACTTCACGATCCTCAACGGCCGCGAGCGCGCGGCGCAGGTAGACCACCTGTTCCGCCCCGTCCTGGAGGCTCCGGTGGACCTGCGCCCGGCGATGGAAAGGCTTGGGATGGCCGCCGACTTCGAGTTGACGGGGCGCCCGCCACAGGCGGAGGCCGGGGAGCGCTCGCTGGACGAGTACGCCCGCAAGAGAAACTTCGCGGCCACCCCCGAGCCGGCCGGCTCGAGCGAACCACCGGACGGCAACCGGTTTGTCATCCAAAAGCACGACGCGACGCGACTTCACTACGACCTCCGGCTGGAGCGCAGCGGCGTTTACGTGTCCTGGGCCGTGCCGAAGGGACTGCCGACGGTCCCGGGACAAAGGCACTTGGCCGTCCAGACCGAGGACCACCCGCTGGACTACGGCGGCTTTGAGGGCTGGATCCCGGAGGGCAACTACGGAGCGGGAGAAGTCCGGATCTTCGACCGCGGGACCTACGACACGCTGGAGTGGGAGCCGGGCAAGATCATGATCCGGCTGCACGGGACCCGCCACCGCGGCGAGTACCACATGGTCCGGACGGCCCAGGGGTGGCTGGTGATGCTGTCCAAGCGGTCGGCGCAACTCCAGCCGGACCCACCCCCGGAATTCTCGCCGATGCTCGCGGAGGCCGGGCACAAACCGTTCGACGACGACGAGTGGCGGTTTGAGCCGAAGCTCGACGGAATCCGGACCCTGGCCTACGTGACCCCCGAGGGCACCCGGCTTGTGTCCCGGACGGGTCGCGACCAGACGCATATCTACCCGGAGCTGGCCAGCCTCGCCCAGTTCGTCAATGCGCTGTCGGCGGTGGTGGACGGCGAGATCGTCGCTTCCGACGACTCCGGCAGGCCTTCGTTCGAGCGTCTGCAGCAGCGGATGAACCTCACGGGGTCCGCCGACATCCAGCGAATGCGAAAAACGGTTCCGGTGACGCTTTTCGCCTTCGACCTGCTCTGGCTGGATGGCCGCAGCCTGCTGGCCGAGCCCGTCGAGGAGCGCCGACGCCTGCTCGAGGGCGTGGCGACGGAGACCGGGAGGCTCCGGCTGACGCTGCACCGCGACGGCCAGGGCAAGTCGATGTTCGCCGCCGTGAAAGCCATGGGGCTGGAGGGCATGATCGCCAAGCGCCTCGGCTCCCCCTACCTGCCCGGACAGCGTTCACGGGACTGGCGGAAGGTCAAGGCCCTGAAACGGACGTCGTGCGTCGTGCTGGGCTGGACGTGCGGTTCAGGCTCGCGCTCGACGACGTTCGGCTCCCTTCTGGTGGGGGCCCACGAGGACGGCAGGCTCGTGTGGCTCGGCCAGGTGGGAACCGGCTTCACCGAGCCGGTCCTCAAGGACCTGCTGGCAAAACTGGTCCAGCTCGAAACCGGCGAGCCCGCTGCCGGCGACCCAGCGCTGGCAGCCCTGAAGGGGGGCCGCTGGGTGCGTCCTGAGCTCGTGTGCGACGTCGAGTACCTGCAGCTCACGGCGGGGCGCAAGCTGCGGGCTCCCTCATTCAAGGGACTGCGCCCGGACAAGTCTCCGGCCGATTGCACAGTCGAGGAGGCGGCAGGATAA